The following are from one region of the Longimicrobium sp. genome:
- a CDS encoding metalloregulator ArsR/SmtB family transcription factor — protein sequence MEVASAIADPVRRDILMLLRERVMSAGEIADCFEISRPAVSRHLRVLRECGLVVDEVRGRERLYRLDVTPLAPLEEWIAQLHDRWSGPLDALETEVYRTRRERRETPSSIPQEKTA from the coding sequence ATGGAAGTCGCTTCCGCCATCGCCGACCCGGTCCGGCGCGACATCCTCATGCTCCTTCGGGAGCGGGTGATGTCGGCTGGAGAGATCGCGGACTGCTTCGAGATCAGCAGGCCCGCGGTGAGCCGGCACCTGCGCGTGCTGCGCGAGTGCGGGCTCGTGGTGGACGAGGTGCGCGGGCGCGAGCGGCTCTACCGGCTCGACGTGACGCCGCTGGCGCCGCTCGAGGAGTGGATCGCCCAACTGCACGACCGCTGGTCCGGTCCCCTGGACGCGCTGGAGACCGAAGTGTACCGCACGCGGCGCGAACGCCGCGAAACCCCTTCTTCGATCCCCCAGGAGAAAACCGCATGA
- a CDS encoding SRPBCC family protein yields the protein MNPTPMGRLVRTPEGRDLVIVRTFRAPIEDVWASITESERTARWWGPWTGEPGAGRTIRYTMAFEAEGPASEMLIEACEPPRHLSVRAINDYGDWRLEAHLSESDGVTELRFTQHLDDKTNIGDVGPGWEYYLDNLVASRTGDKMPDFNDYYPSQKQYYLDLAAAEA from the coding sequence ATGAACCCAACCCCCATGGGACGCCTCGTCCGCACGCCGGAGGGTCGCGACCTCGTGATCGTCCGCACCTTTCGCGCACCCATCGAGGACGTGTGGGCGAGCATCACGGAGTCGGAGCGCACCGCCCGCTGGTGGGGGCCGTGGACGGGCGAGCCCGGGGCGGGGCGGACGATCCGCTACACGATGGCGTTCGAGGCGGAGGGCCCCGCGTCGGAGATGCTGATCGAGGCGTGCGAGCCGCCGCGCCACCTGTCCGTGCGCGCCATCAACGACTACGGCGACTGGCGCCTGGAAGCGCACCTCAGCGAGTCCGACGGGGTCACCGAGCTGCGCTTCACCCAGCACCTCGACGACAAGACCAACATCGGCGACGTGGGGCCCGGGTGGGAGTACTACCTCGACAACCTCGTCGCCTCCCGCACCGGCGACAAGATGCCGGATTTCAACGACTATTACCCGTCGCAGAAGCAGTATTACCTGGACCTGGCGGCGGCGGAGGCCTGA
- a CDS encoding EAL domain-containing protein — translation MRIVGYVRDEGLQAAVEGAATAMGAELTLLQAGETGAAGAEALTAALRTHPDVALVEPRADLLATVRDETGARGICMLVACSTDDEVRRAVAARADDWLFLPTTAEEVASRVWAVSQRTRRGEGPTDHAQAAEHLRYEELLFDRSTGFPTLPVMLEQGRDMLERRGRMTVLYIQFVRYSKLEEIYGWEKLDEVLQTTANSVREFYDRRRSKEESLLMVSHTGDDDFIFFTDLPDPVSEAEQRINELATELEGHVRARLEGEHGEDVAGLFEIYIGSATLFRNPKVRTERQIYRGIREASAAARGVESRERTRKVSDLKTLLHDENVYIVYHPIVVTATREVYAYEALARGGMRALRSPEVLFGVAEEANLIWELSRLCRKRAIEGIDTHLQENELLFLNIDPHDFRDPTFRYMDLDELGVEHPERIVLEITERTAITDYPKFVGYLNEFRERGFRFAVDDAGSGYAGLGSIANLSPDFIKLDISLIAGIDTNFMKQNLVETMVSFANDHGIKVIAEGVEREEEFDAVKRLGVHLTQGFLFHNPGTMHHVGGGMGHGVKGEPGH, via the coding sequence GTGAGGATCGTAGGCTACGTACGCGACGAGGGGCTGCAGGCGGCCGTCGAAGGGGCCGCGACCGCGATGGGCGCCGAGCTCACCCTGCTGCAGGCCGGCGAAACGGGGGCCGCGGGCGCGGAGGCGCTCACCGCCGCCCTCCGCACACACCCGGACGTGGCGCTGGTGGAGCCCCGCGCCGACCTCCTGGCCACCGTCCGCGACGAGACGGGTGCGCGCGGCATCTGCATGCTGGTGGCGTGCAGCACCGACGACGAGGTACGCCGCGCCGTCGCCGCGCGGGCGGACGACTGGCTCTTCCTCCCCACCACGGCGGAGGAGGTTGCGTCGCGCGTGTGGGCGGTGAGCCAGCGCACGCGCCGCGGCGAGGGCCCCACCGACCACGCGCAGGCCGCCGAGCACCTGCGCTACGAGGAGCTCCTCTTCGACCGCTCCACCGGCTTCCCCACGCTTCCCGTGATGCTGGAGCAGGGGCGCGACATGCTGGAGCGGCGCGGGCGGATGACGGTGCTCTACATCCAGTTCGTGCGCTACAGCAAGCTGGAGGAGATCTACGGCTGGGAAAAGCTGGACGAGGTGCTGCAGACCACCGCCAACTCGGTGCGCGAGTTCTACGACCGGCGGCGCAGCAAGGAGGAGTCGCTCCTGATGGTGTCGCACACGGGCGACGACGACTTCATCTTCTTCACCGACCTGCCGGACCCCGTCTCCGAAGCCGAGCAGCGCATCAACGAGCTGGCCACGGAGCTGGAGGGGCACGTGCGCGCGCGGCTGGAGGGGGAGCACGGCGAGGACGTGGCGGGGCTGTTCGAGATCTACATCGGCTCCGCGACACTCTTTCGCAACCCCAAGGTGCGCACGGAGCGGCAGATCTACCGCGGGATCCGCGAGGCGTCGGCCGCGGCGCGCGGGGTGGAGAGCCGCGAGCGCACCCGCAAGGTGTCCGACCTCAAGACGCTGCTGCACGACGAGAACGTCTACATCGTCTACCACCCCATCGTGGTGACGGCCACGCGCGAGGTGTACGCCTACGAGGCGCTCGCCCGCGGCGGAATGCGCGCCCTCCGCTCGCCCGAGGTGCTGTTCGGCGTGGCGGAGGAGGCGAACTTGATCTGGGAGCTTTCGCGCCTCTGCCGCAAGCGCGCCATCGAGGGGATCGACACGCACCTGCAGGAGAACGAGCTCCTCTTCCTGAACATCGACCCGCACGACTTCCGCGACCCCACGTTCCGCTACATGGACCTGGACGAGCTGGGCGTGGAGCACCCGGAGCGCATCGTGCTGGAGATCACGGAGCGCACGGCGATCACGGACTATCCCAAGTTCGTGGGCTACCTCAACGAGTTCCGCGAGCGCGGCTTCCGCTTCGCCGTGGACGACGCGGGGAGCGGCTACGCGGGGCTGGGGAGCATCGCCAACCTGTCGCCCGACTTCATCAAGCTGGATATCTCGCTGATCGCGGGGATCGACACCAACTTCATGAAGCAGAACCTGGTGGAGACGATGGTCTCCTTCGCCAACGACCACGGCATCAAGGTGATCGCCGAGGGCGTGGAGCGCGAGGAGGAGTTCGACGCCGTGAAGCGCCTGGGCGTCCACCTCACGCAGGGCTTCCTCTTCCACAACCCGGGCACCATGCACCACGTGGGCGGCGGCATGGGGCACGGCGTGAAGGGCGAGCCGGGGCACTGA
- a CDS encoding response regulator, which produces MTSADPNQTILVVDDNLDNVEILRAFLESRGYTIAEASDGKSALAKMETVKPALVLLDVMMPGMDGWQVCRAIKNHPEFGGTTKVVMVTAKGAFEDKFEGLRSGADDYVVKPVDFKDLLAKVQRNLAAQGGAA; this is translated from the coding sequence GTGACCTCGGCAGATCCGAATCAAACGATCCTGGTGGTGGACGACAACCTGGACAACGTGGAGATCCTCCGCGCCTTCCTGGAATCGCGCGGCTACACCATCGCCGAGGCGAGCGACGGAAAGTCGGCGCTGGCCAAGATGGAGACCGTCAAGCCCGCCCTGGTGCTGCTGGACGTGATGATGCCGGGCATGGACGGCTGGCAGGTGTGCCGCGCCATCAAGAACCACCCGGAGTTCGGCGGCACCACCAAGGTGGTGATGGTGACGGCGAAGGGCGCCTTCGAAGACAAGTTCGAGGGCCTCCGCTCCGGCGCGGACGACTACGTGGTGAAGCCGGTGGACTTCAAGGACCTGCTCGCCAAGGTGCAGCGGAACCTCGCGGCCCAGGGGGGCGCGGCGTGA
- a CDS encoding carboxypeptidase-like regulatory domain-containing protein — protein MISRRILLAALSAILSASAAAAQTAVVQGHALANDGTPVPLSVVRLLPSTGGQGRTVLTDARGAFRFDTVAAGSYRLRMERIGYTAPPSASFTVADGATSEQTLRAALQAVVLEGVSTGRPACYTGDRLAEAPAVQALWREAVKGVEQRRTFAAQYAYRYNQRTRGTAHLRLLRDKRINSDTTIIVHPDSARARRARAVAAGDTAQSKSLNIKVPSELTLLRDDFLVGHCLEANPQLDSTGAWTLRFRALRTARGTLNLSGALRLDSRTFAVRQIEFRYLDGRREWASGTLNFGEVSTPFGPVRLPRSAQARANPDGPMGMVLTELEGTVEFHSYRAFEKVR, from the coding sequence ATGATCTCCCGCCGCATCCTCCTCGCCGCGCTCAGCGCGATCCTCTCCGCGTCCGCCGCCGCGGCGCAGACCGCCGTCGTCCAGGGGCACGCCCTCGCAAACGACGGCACGCCGGTTCCGCTCTCCGTCGTACGCCTTCTTCCGTCCACCGGTGGCCAGGGGCGCACCGTGCTGACCGACGCGCGCGGCGCCTTCCGCTTCGACACCGTGGCCGCGGGCAGCTACCGCCTGCGCATGGAGCGCATCGGCTACACCGCGCCGCCCTCCGCCTCCTTCACCGTGGCCGACGGCGCGACGAGCGAGCAGACGCTGCGCGCCGCACTCCAGGCGGTGGTGCTGGAGGGAGTCTCCACCGGCCGCCCCGCGTGCTACACAGGCGACCGCCTGGCCGAAGCCCCCGCCGTGCAGGCGCTCTGGCGCGAGGCGGTGAAGGGCGTGGAGCAGCGCCGCACCTTTGCTGCACAGTACGCCTACCGCTACAACCAGCGTACGCGCGGAACGGCCCACCTGCGCCTGCTGCGCGACAAGCGCATCAACAGCGACACCACCATCATCGTGCACCCCGACTCCGCCCGCGCGCGGCGTGCCCGTGCGGTGGCGGCGGGCGACACGGCGCAGAGCAAGTCGCTCAACATCAAGGTGCCCAGCGAGCTTACGCTGCTGCGCGACGACTTCCTGGTGGGCCACTGCCTGGAGGCCAACCCGCAGCTCGACTCGACGGGCGCCTGGACGCTGCGATTCAGGGCGCTGCGCACCGCGCGCGGCACGCTCAACCTCTCAGGCGCGCTGCGGCTGGACTCGCGCACATTCGCCGTGCGCCAGATCGAGTTCCGCTACCTGGATGGGCGGCGGGAGTGGGCGTCCGGCACCCTGAACTTCGGCGAGGTGTCGACACCGTTCGGCCCCGTGCGCCTGCCGCGCTCCGCCCAGGCGCGCGCCAACCCCGACGGCCCTATGGGCATGGTGCTTACGGAGCTGGAGGGAACCGTGGAGTTCCACAGCTACCGCGCCTTCGAAAAGGTGCGCTGA